Proteins co-encoded in one Corylus avellana chromosome ca9, CavTom2PMs-1.0 genomic window:
- the LOC132162341 gene encoding uncharacterized protein LOC132162341, translating to MPHDDALVVMVTVANHAIHQIFVDNGSLANILYWPVFKQMEIDRERIKPFGSPLVGFAGEQVQPMGLISLPIISGIAPKQSTIMVDFLVVDRPSAYNAIIGRPSLNKLKAATSTYHLKMKFPTNEGVGEVKGDQVAARKCNNTSLKMPSGSAPLTINNVGSRKEGEPVEELVDVAVGEGKVVKIGSQLTPKVREGLIGFLRENVEVFTWTHEDMPRISPEEIVHQLNVDPVMKPMKQKRRKFTPERNMAIAEEVEKLLKAQFIEEVYYPYWLANVVLVKKSNGKWRMCVDFTDLNKACPKNSFPLLRIYALVDSIVGYGLLSFMDAFFGYN from the coding sequence ATGCCCCACGATGACGCATTGGTAGTGATGGTGACAGTGGCTAACCACGCCATTCACCAGATTTTTGTGGATAATGGAAGCTTGGCTAATATCCTGTATTGGCCAGTTTTCAAACAAATGGAGATTGATCGGGAAAGGATCAAGCCATTTGGCTCACCACTAGTTGGATTTGCAGGAGAGCAAGTCCAGCCTATGGGGCTCATCTCTCTTCCTATTATATCGGGAATAGCCCCTAAGCAATCGACAATCATGGTGGACTTTCTGGTCGTTGACCGACCATCTGCCTACAACGCAATCATTGGTCGGCCATCATTGAATAAATTGAAAGCTGCAACTTCAACGTACCACCTGAAGATGAAGTTCCCAACAAATGAAGGAGTCGGGGAGGTCAAAGGTGACCAGGTTGCAGCAAGGAAGTGCAACAACACTTCACTGAAGATGCCTTCGGGATCTGCACCCCTAACGATCAATAATGTGGGTAGTAGAAAAGAGGGTGAGCCAGTTGAGGAGCTGGTAGATGTTGCTGTGGGGGAAGGCAAAGTTGTGAAGATCGGCTCACAACTAACCCCAAAAGTTCGAGAAGGCCTCATTGGCTTTCTTCGGGAAAATGTGGAGGTGTTCACATGGACACACGAAGACATGCCTAGAATTAGCCCTGAGGAAATTGTCCACCAGCTGAATGTGGATCCAGTGATGAAGCCGATGAAACAGAAGAGAAGGAAGTTCACTCCCGAGCGAAATATGGCCATTGCCGAGGAGGTGGAGAAGCTGCTTAAGGCTCAGTTTATTGAAGAAGTCTACTATCCTTATTGGTTGgccaatgtagtattggtcaaAAAGTCTAATGGGAAATGGAGAATGTGCGTAGACTTCACCGACCTCAATAAGGCATGCCCGAAGAACAGCTTTCCACTACTGCGAATTTATGCGTTAGTGGATTCAATAGTTGGATATGGGCTACTCAGCTTCATGGATGCATTTTTTGGTTACAACTAG